From a single Rutidosis leptorrhynchoides isolate AG116_Rl617_1_P2 chromosome 5, CSIRO_AGI_Rlap_v1, whole genome shotgun sequence genomic region:
- the LOC139849273 gene encoding uncharacterized protein, producing MAMDYQRYNHRKNDHDSRYTTPDFKIELEIEKEAAELYTRTIFYDVQDEIYKSIMSCCSENVIQVYDNRKYLIRHIFDDNGNRKERSFYKPYEILFNKDSMKISCSCRRYECYGLLCCHIFYVLRMARVVEFPKTYVMKRWSKDSLAAKSDAQTSGKIPVIGGFVQASSVIREIYDSVEQCVNLLVGDLNKLSLYRDKQKEMLKQSDINVPTQNALNKNDLFASLLGVTEPAELNVKVPSGIRNKGCGNHKRIQSQAELAMLNAANGNRKCAWCGKREGHDKRNCPYRPKSSSAEDPSDAGATDPF from the exons ATGGCTATGGATTATCAAAGGTATAATCATAGAAAGAACGATCATGATTCTCGTTATACTACCCCAGATTTTAAAATAGAATTGGAAATTGAGAAGGAAGCTGCGGAACTTTATACAAGAACCATTTTTTATGACGTCCAGGATGAAATTTACAAATCTATAATGTCATGTTGTTCAGAAAATGTCATACAAGTTTATGACAACCGTAAGTACTTGATTCGGCATATATTCGATGACAATGGCAACCGAAAGGAGCGTAGTTTTTATAAGCCCTACGAG ATACTCTTCAATAAGGATTCAATGAAAATATCATGTAGTTGCAGGCGATATGAGTGTTACGGGCTGTTGTGTTGTCACATTTTCTATGTATTAAGAATGGCCCGAGTTGTTGAGTTTCCCAAAACTTATGTAATGAAGCGGTGGTCAAAGGATTCATTGGCAGCTAAATCTGATGCACAAACGTCCGGTAAAATACCAGTTATAGGAGGTTTTGTCCAGGCTAGCTCTGTTATCCGTGAAATATACGACTCGGTGGAGCAATGCGTAAATCTTCTTGTTGGCGACCTGAATAAGCTATCTTTGTACCGGGACAAGCAAAAGGAAATGCTGAAACAGTCTGATATTAATGTCCCTACACAGAATGCACTTAACAAGAATGATCTGTTTGCTTCTTTGCTTGGTGTGACCGAGCCCGCTGAACTAAATGTGAAAGTCCCATCTGGAATTAGAAACAAGGGTTGCGGTAATCACAAGCGTATTCAGTCTCAAGCCGAGTTGGCTATGCTTAATGCTGCTAATGGGAATAGGAAGTGTGCCTGGTGTGGAAAAAGAGAGGGTCATGACAAAAGGAACTGCCCGTACAGACCTAAATCTTCTAGTGCAGAAGATCCAAGTGATGCTGGAGCAACTGATCCGTTTTAA
- the LOC139849274 gene encoding uncharacterized protein, producing MEDEGVYDMFEGDHVLLEKGKDGRNKVALLRKFRTVLEIKQSIVDELNEEIDDVLDNALQQFPGDAYFKHLKIGRAKKTIDAQENKKEDSLENGKNEMNYWDGLSDTQFYQSPSVMFQIECLEKEAVASSKHKNRVFDLNVTASPMKVVNTITKESIKKGINLNVTASPMKVVNMITKESFRKGINLNVTASPMEVVSMITKGSFRKGINLNATSSPMEVVNTITKSQNGSRDSMTMKKTDLLAPVISPSDELPPSDS from the exons ATGGAAGATGAAGGGGTCTACGATATGTTTGAGGGTGATCATGTGTTATTGGAGAAAGGAAAAGACGGAAGAAATAAAGTG GCTTTGTTACGTAAGTTTAGAACGGTGTTAGAAATCAAGCAATCAATAGTTGACGAGTTGAATGAGGAGATTGATGACGTATTGGACAACGCGTTGCAACAATTTCCAGGGGATGCCTATTTTAAACATTTGAAAATTGGTAGAGCCAAAAAAACTATTGATGCGCAAGAGAATAAGAAGGAAGACTCTCTTGAAAATGGAAAAAACGAAATGAATTATTGGGATGGGCTTTCTGACACCCAATTCTACCAGTCGCCTTCTGTAATGTTCCAAATTGAATGCTTGGAGAAAGAAGCAGTTGCATCCTCAAAGCATAAGAATAGAGTTTTCGATTTGAATGTTACAGCATCTCCAATGAAAGTTGTGAACACAATAACCAAAGAAAGCATAAAAAAAGGGATCAATTTGAATGTTACAGCATCTCCAATGAAAGTAGTGAACATGATAACCAAAGAGAGCTTCAGAAAAGGGATCAATTTAAATGTTACAGCATCTCCAATGGAAGTTGTGAGCATGATAACCAAAGGGAGCTTCAGAAAAGGGATCAATTTAAATGCTACATCATCTCCAATGGAAGTTGTGAACACAATAACCAAATCCCAAAATGGTTCAAGAGACAGTATGACAATGAAAAAAACTGATCTACTGGCACCCGTTATATCACCTAGTGATGAATTACCACCTAGTGAT AGCTGA